Genomic DNA from Nonomuraea rubra:
CTTCAGCGAGGCCGTCGTGGTGTTGGCGTCGATGCCCACACCCCACAGCACCTTCCCGTTGACCTCGCACTCCAGGTAGGAGGCCGCCTTGGCGTCGGAGCCCGCGCTCATCGCGTGCTCCACGTAGTCGAGGACCCGCACCTGCATGCCGACGCGCGCGATCGCGTCGATGAACGCCGAGATCGGGCCGTTGCCCTTGCCCTCGACCTCGCGAATCTCCCCGTCGAGGCGTACGTCGGCGCTGATGAGGTCCTTGTCGTCGACCGTGGACTCGTGACGGTGCGCCATGAGGCTCAGCCGGCCCCAGCGGTTGGCCGGGTTGGGCAGGTACTCGTCGCGGAAGATCTCGAACATCGCGGCCGGGCTGATCTCGCCGCCCTCGCTGTCCGTGCGCGCCTGCACGACCTTGGAGAACTCGATCTGCAGCCGGCGCGGCAGGTCGAGCTGGTGGTCGGCCTTCATGATGTACGCGACGCCGCCCTTGCCCGACTGGCTGTTGACCCGGATGACGGCCTCGTAGCTGCGCCCGATGTCCTTCGGGTCGATCGGCAGGTACGGCACCGCCCAGGTGAACTCGTCCACCGGCACCCCGGCCACGGCCGCGTCGCGCTCCAGGTGCTCGAAGCCCTTCTTGATGGCGTCCTGGTGGGAGCCGGAGAAGGCGGTGTAGACCAGCTCGCCGCCCCACGGGTGGCGCGGGTGCACGGGCAGCTGGTTGCAGTACTCGGTGACGCGGCGGATCTCGTCGATGTCACTGAAGTCGATCTCGGGGTCGACGCCCTGGGAGAACAGGTTCATGCCCAGGGTGACCAGGCAGACGTTGCCGGTGCGCTCGCCGTTGCCGAACAGGCAGCCCTCGATGCGGTCGGCGCCGGCCATGTAGCCCAGCTCGGCGGCGGCCACGGCGCTGCCGCGGTCGTTGTGCGGGTGCAGCGACAGGACGATCGAGTCGCGGTGCTTGAGGTTGCGGTGCATCCACTCGATCTGGTCGGCGTAGATGTTCGGGGTGGCCATCTCGACCGTGGCGGGCAGGTTGATGATCACCTTGCGGTCGGGCGTGGGCTGCCACACCTCGTTGACCGCGTCGCACACCTCGACGGCGTACTCCAGCTCGGTGCCGGTGAACGACTCCGGGGAGTACTGGAAGTGGACGTCCACGTCGCTGGCGTCGGCGAGCTTCTTGACCAGCTTGGCGCCCTCGACAGCGATGGCGGTGATGCCGTCCTTGTCCTGGCCGAAGACGACGCGGCGCTGGAGGGTGGAGGTCGAGTTGTACAGGTGCACGATGGCCTGCTTGGCGCCCTCGATGGACTCGAAGGTCCGCTCGATCAGCTCGGGACGGGCCTGCGTCAGCACCTGGATGACCACGTCGTCGGGGATGCGCCCCTCGTCGATGATCTGCCGGATGAAGTCGAAGTCGGTCTGCGAGGCGGCGGGGAAGCCTACCTCGATCTCCTTGTAGCCCATGCGTACCAGCAGCTCGAACATCTGGAGCTTGCGGTGCGAGTCCATCGGGTCGATCAGGGCCTGGTTGCCGTCACGCAGGTCCACAGCGCACCATCGCGGCGCCTTGGTGATCACCTTGTCGGGCCAGGTGCGGTCGGTCAGCCGGATGGGCTCGAACGGCTGGTAACGATGGACGGGCATGCGGCTGGGCTGCTGAGCGGTCATGATCGGATGCTCCTCGTCGGTCTCAGGAAGGAAGCGGCCGACGCGCATGACTCGCTCCGCGGCGAGGGAGCCGGCCTTACAGGCCCCCGCCGCGGCAGCTAAGAAGGAGCCCGCGCAGCATGACATGCACGCTACCAGACGTCTCGGGATGCACCGCCCCGGATCTCAGAATCTGAGAACCGTCAATCGGCCACCAGCACGCTCAAGCAGGTCAC
This window encodes:
- the leuA gene encoding 2-isopropylmalate synthase, with the protein product MTAQQPSRMPVHRYQPFEPIRLTDRTWPDKVITKAPRWCAVDLRDGNQALIDPMDSHRKLQMFELLVRMGYKEIEVGFPAASQTDFDFIRQIIDEGRIPDDVVIQVLTQARPELIERTFESIEGAKQAIVHLYNSTSTLQRRVVFGQDKDGITAIAVEGAKLVKKLADASDVDVHFQYSPESFTGTELEYAVEVCDAVNEVWQPTPDRKVIINLPATVEMATPNIYADQIEWMHRNLKHRDSIVLSLHPHNDRGSAVAAAELGYMAGADRIEGCLFGNGERTGNVCLVTLGMNLFSQGVDPEIDFSDIDEIRRVTEYCNQLPVHPRHPWGGELVYTAFSGSHQDAIKKGFEHLERDAAVAGVPVDEFTWAVPYLPIDPKDIGRSYEAVIRVNSQSGKGGVAYIMKADHQLDLPRRLQIEFSKVVQARTDSEGGEISPAAMFEIFRDEYLPNPANRWGRLSLMAHRHESTVDDKDLISADVRLDGEIREVEGKGNGPISAFIDAIARVGMQVRVLDYVEHAMSAGSDAKAASYLECEVNGKVLWGVGIDANTTTASLKAIISAVNRASR